A genomic segment from Ignavibacteriales bacterium encodes:
- a CDS encoding dihydrolipoyllysine-residue acetyltransferase produces the protein MATEFKLPELGENIEAADVVSVLVSEGDTITKDQAIIEIETDKATIEVPSSVEGKITKLLVKAGDKVKVGETIFMIDEGGSATEKVEVSKTEKKKEEKLEVKTEPEVEYKASSVPSSSGKKEIIDFRLPDLGENIESADVLNVLVKIGDRIENDQAILEIETDKATIEVPTTVAGKVVEVLIKAGSKAKVGDVIIKVETSKTAAEESRHIEVKKEETKESAKADTKQEEVAALTGERKSIQPMELDNQPPILKGSAPAAPSVRRIAREIGVDINKVPGSGPNGRISMDDVKAFSKKLHESYGQGSGTGLNIKSESLPDFTKFGSINKVEMTNIRKKTADHLSYAWATIPHVTQFDKADITLLEKTRKELNKNSEAKLTVTAILVRIIVEALKKFPQFNSSIDMEKKEIIYKSYFNIGVAVDTEFGLIVPVIKNSDKKSLTEISVDMNALAEKARNKKIGLDDLQGGSFTISNLGGIGGTYFTPIVNAPEVAILGVSRGSLEPVWNGYGVFEPRLMLPLSLSYDHRIIDGADAIRFLRFVVEALEQPVKILM, from the coding sequence ATGGCAACAGAATTTAAATTACCGGAACTTGGCGAAAACATTGAAGCTGCTGATGTAGTTAGTGTTCTTGTTAGTGAAGGCGATACAATTACAAAAGATCAGGCTATAATTGAAATTGAAACCGATAAAGCTACTATAGAAGTTCCATCTTCCGTTGAAGGTAAGATTACAAAACTTTTAGTAAAAGCAGGCGATAAAGTAAAAGTCGGTGAGACAATTTTTATGATTGATGAAGGCGGCAGTGCGACAGAAAAAGTTGAAGTAAGTAAGACTGAAAAGAAAAAAGAAGAAAAATTAGAAGTAAAAACTGAGCCGGAGGTTGAATACAAAGCTTCTTCTGTTCCATCATCTTCAGGCAAAAAAGAAATTATAGATTTTCGTTTACCTGATCTTGGAGAGAATATTGAATCCGCCGATGTGCTAAATGTTTTAGTAAAGATTGGCGATAGAATTGAGAATGATCAGGCAATACTCGAAATCGAAACTGATAAAGCTACAATAGAAGTTCCTACAACAGTTGCCGGAAAAGTTGTTGAGGTTTTAATTAAGGCCGGAAGCAAAGCTAAAGTCGGCGATGTGATAATTAAAGTGGAAACGAGCAAGACCGCTGCTGAAGAATCAAGACACATTGAAGTAAAAAAAGAAGAAACTAAAGAATCCGCAAAAGCTGATACCAAACAAGAGGAAGTTGCAGCTCTAACAGGTGAGCGCAAATCAATCCAGCCGATGGAATTGGATAATCAACCTCCGATATTAAAAGGCTCCGCGCCGGCGGCTCCTTCTGTTCGCAGAATTGCAAGGGAGATTGGTGTTGATATAAATAAAGTTCCTGGCTCGGGACCAAACGGCAGAATTTCAATGGATGATGTTAAAGCATTTTCCAAGAAACTTCATGAATCTTATGGCCAGGGTAGCGGAACAGGTCTAAATATAAAATCAGAATCTTTACCTGATTTCACAAAGTTTGGTTCGATCAACAAAGTTGAGATGACAAACATCCGCAAAAAAACTGCAGATCATCTTAGCTATGCATGGGCAACCATTCCGCACGTAACACAGTTTGATAAAGCCGATATTACTTTGCTGGAAAAAACCAGAAAAGAATTAAATAAAAATTCCGAAGCTAAGCTAACTGTAACAGCAATTCTTGTTAGAATAATTGTGGAAGCATTAAAGAAATTTCCTCAATTCAATTCCAGTATTGATATGGAGAAAAAAGAAATAATTTACAAGAGTTACTTTAACATTGGTGTTGCTGTTGATACAGAGTTTGGATTGATAGTGCCAGTTATTAAAAACTCTGATAAAAAATCATTAACAGAAATTTCTGTTGATATGAATGCTCTTGCTGAAAAAGCGCGCAATAAAAAAATAGGTTTGGATGATTTACAAGGCGGAAGTTTTACAATTTCTAATCTTGGTGGAATTGGCGGAACATATTTTACTCCTATTGTAAATGCACCGGAAGTTGCAATACTTGGTGTATCCCGCGGAAGCTTAGAACCAGTTTGGAATGGCTACGGTGTTTTTGAACCAAGATTAATGCTGCCATTATCATTGTCTTATGATCATAGGATTATTGATGGCGCTGATGCGATTAGATTTTTACGATTTGTTGTTGAAGCCCTTGAACAGCCGGTAAAGATTCTTATGTAG
- the aceE gene encoding pyruvate dehydrogenase (acetyl-transferring), homodimeric type, with amino-acid sequence MSDEIKKDPKTEELETSEWLYSLDYVLQNSGPERVVELLQQLQIRAHKSGVHVPFSANTPYINTISKEKQPPFPGDREIERRIKSLIRWIAMAMVVKANKQEGSVGGHISTYASAATLYEIGFNHFFRGKGDGYDGDQIYFQGHASPGIYARAFLEGRITKEQLKNFRRDLKPEGGLTSYPHPFLMPNFWEFPTVSMGLGPLQAIYQARFNRYLEDRGLKKPGGKVWAFLGDGETDEPESLGAITLASREKLDNLIFVINCNLQRLDGPVRGNAKIIQELEAIFRGAGWHVIKVIWGEDWESLLDKDVDGKLVKRMGEVVDGEYQKYSVEGGDYIRKNFFGKDPDLLKMVEKMTDEQLFKMKRGGHDPEKVYAAYKEAVEYTGKPTVILAKTIKGYGLGEAGEGKNVTHQQKKLNEEEMREFRSRFGIPISDEDILTDAFYKPAEDSAEITYIKERRKQLGGFVPTRKTDVRPIKTPPEAIFEEFYKGTEGREVSTTMVFVRILAKLLKDKELGKLVVPIVPDEARTFGMEALFRQVGIYSHAGQLYEPVDKDSLLYYKEAKDGQILEEGINEAGSMSSFIAAGTAYNTHGINMIPFFIYYSMFGMQRVGDLVWAAGDIGAKGFMLGGTAGRTTLNGEGLQHQDGHSHLLAYPVPNLVTYDPAYAYELAVIIRDGIKRMYEDQEHVFYYITLMNENYAMPEMPKGSKEGILKGMYKFKASDKKNSKLKANLFGSGTILNEVIKAAKILEDDYRVASDVWSVTSYKELRRDALEAERWNLLNPTSKQKESYIEKTLAKEDGVFVASSDYVKALPDSISKWFPGRLYSLGTDGFGRSETREVLRDFFEVDAKHIVFATLTALFKEEKIKDKDLDKAAKELGINPNKRNPMNT; translated from the coding sequence ATGAGTGATGAAATTAAAAAAGATCCCAAAACTGAAGAGCTTGAAACCAGCGAGTGGCTTTATTCTCTAGATTATGTTCTTCAGAATAGTGGCCCTGAACGTGTTGTTGAACTTTTGCAGCAGCTGCAAATCCGTGCACATAAATCCGGAGTTCACGTTCCGTTTAGTGCAAACACGCCTTACATAAATACAATATCAAAAGAAAAACAACCGCCGTTTCCCGGTGATAGAGAAATTGAAAGACGAATAAAAAGCCTTATCCGCTGGATTGCAATGGCTATGGTTGTAAAAGCAAACAAACAGGAAGGCAGCGTTGGCGGACATATTTCTACCTATGCATCCGCTGCAACTTTGTATGAGATTGGTTTTAATCATTTCTTCCGTGGTAAGGGTGATGGCTACGATGGTGATCAAATTTATTTTCAGGGTCATGCTTCTCCCGGAATTTATGCTCGCGCTTTTCTTGAGGGAAGAATTACTAAAGAACAATTAAAAAACTTTAGAAGAGATTTAAAACCAGAAGGCGGCCTTACATCTTATCCGCATCCTTTCTTGATGCCGAACTTCTGGGAGTTTCCAACTGTTTCTATGGGATTAGGACCTTTACAGGCAATTTATCAAGCAAGATTTAATAGATATTTAGAAGATCGTGGATTAAAAAAACCGGGTGGTAAAGTTTGGGCATTTCTTGGTGATGGAGAAACTGATGAACCGGAATCTCTTGGTGCCATAACTCTTGCTTCGCGTGAAAAACTTGACAACTTAATTTTTGTTATTAATTGTAACCTCCAGCGATTAGATGGACCGGTTCGTGGGAACGCAAAAATTATACAGGAACTTGAAGCGATATTCCGTGGCGCAGGCTGGCATGTTATAAAAGTTATTTGGGGTGAAGATTGGGAATCATTATTGGATAAAGATGTTGATGGTAAACTTGTTAAACGTATGGGTGAAGTTGTTGATGGTGAATATCAAAAATACTCAGTTGAGGGTGGCGATTATATCAGAAAAAATTTCTTTGGCAAAGATCCTGATTTATTAAAGATGGTTGAGAAGATGACCGATGAACAATTGTTTAAGATGAAACGCGGCGGTCATGATCCTGAAAAAGTTTACGCAGCTTATAAAGAGGCTGTTGAATATACTGGTAAGCCAACCGTGATACTTGCTAAAACAATCAAAGGGTATGGACTTGGTGAAGCGGGCGAAGGAAAAAATGTAACTCATCAGCAGAAAAAATTAAATGAAGAAGAGATGAGAGAGTTTCGCAGCAGATTCGGTATTCCGATTTCTGATGAAGATATTTTAACTGATGCATTTTACAAACCTGCTGAAGATAGCGCAGAAATTACGTACATCAAGGAAAGAAGAAAACAACTTGGAGGATTTGTTCCAACCAGAAAAACAGATGTTCGACCAATAAAAACACCACCGGAAGCTATCTTTGAAGAATTTTATAAAGGTACAGAAGGGAGAGAAGTTTCTACCACGATGGTATTTGTTAGAATTCTTGCAAAACTTTTAAAGGATAAAGAACTTGGGAAATTAGTTGTTCCAATCGTTCCGGATGAAGCAAGAACATTTGGGATGGAAGCACTATTTAGACAAGTCGGTATTTACTCCCACGCCGGACAACTTTATGAACCTGTTGATAAAGATTCATTGCTATACTATAAAGAAGCAAAGGACGGACAAATACTTGAAGAAGGGATTAATGAAGCTGGTTCGATGTCTTCTTTTATTGCTGCAGGAACGGCCTACAACACACACGGAATTAATATGATTCCTTTCTTTATATATTACTCAATGTTTGGAATGCAGCGAGTTGGCGATTTAGTTTGGGCTGCCGGTGATATTGGCGCAAAAGGTTTTATGCTCGGTGGCACCGCGGGAAGAACAACTCTTAACGGCGAAGGTTTGCAGCATCAGGATGGACACAGCCATTTACTTGCTTATCCGGTTCCCAATCTTGTTACTTATGATCCTGCATATGCTTATGAGCTTGCCGTGATTATTCGTGATGGGATAAAAAGAATGTATGAAGATCAGGAACATGTTTTTTATTATATAACATTAATGAATGAAAACTATGCAATGCCAGAGATGCCTAAGGGTTCCAAAGAAGGCATTCTAAAAGGGATGTATAAGTTTAAAGCTTCTGATAAAAAGAATTCAAAGTTAAAAGCAAATTTATTTGGAAGTGGAACAATACTTAACGAAGTAATTAAGGCAGCAAAAATTCTTGAAGATGATTATCGTGTTGCCAGTGATGTTTGGAGTGTAACAAGTTATAAAGAATTAAGACGTGATGCACTTGAAGCTGAAAGATGGAATTTGCTTAATCCGACCTCTAAGCAAAAAGAATCTTATATAGAAAAAACGCTTGCAAAAGAAGATGGAGTTTTTGTAGCCTCTTCGGATTATGTTAAAGCGCTTCCTGATTCAATTTCTAAATGGTTCCCTGGTAGGTTATACTCGCTTGGTACTGATGGATTTGGAAGAAGTGAAACTCGAGAGGTGCTTCGTGATTTCTTTGAAGTGGATGCAAAACATATAGTGTTTGCAACTCTTACAGCGTTATTTAAAGAAGAAAAAATTAAGGATAAAGATTTGGATAAAGCGGCAAAAGAACTCGGTATAAATCCAAACAAACGTAACCCGATGAATACATAA